A single region of the Halopiger xanaduensis SH-6 genome encodes:
- a CDS encoding transcription initiation factor IIB: MTDTSIRTRSDEQRQGTQEESHEQAGEREQCPECGGRLVSDAEHAETVCDDCGLVVDEGEIDRGPEWRAFDAAEKDEKSRVGAPTTNMMHDQGLSTNIGWQDKDAYGRSLSSRQRQKMQRLRTWNERFRTRDSKERNLKQALGEIDRMASALGLPENVRETASVIYRRALEEDLLPGRSIEGVSTASLYAAARQAGTPRSLDEIDAVSRVEKDEIARTYRYVIRELGLEVQPADPESYVPRFASDLDLPDETERRARQLLKTAKDSGIHSGKSPVGLAAAAVYAGALLTNEKVTQNDVSEVANISEVTIRNRYHELLEAEEAAPA, encoded by the coding sequence ATGACTGACACCAGTATTCGAACTCGCAGCGACGAGCAACGCCAGGGCACCCAGGAGGAGTCGCACGAGCAGGCGGGCGAACGGGAACAGTGTCCGGAGTGTGGCGGTCGACTCGTCTCGGACGCCGAGCACGCCGAAACGGTCTGCGACGATTGCGGTCTCGTCGTCGACGAAGGCGAAATCGACCGCGGGCCCGAGTGGCGGGCCTTCGACGCCGCCGAGAAGGACGAGAAGTCCCGCGTCGGCGCCCCGACGACCAACATGATGCACGATCAGGGGCTCTCGACCAACATCGGCTGGCAGGACAAGGACGCCTACGGCCGCTCCCTCTCGAGCCGCCAGCGCCAGAAGATGCAGCGCCTTCGCACCTGGAACGAGCGGTTCCGCACCCGCGACTCCAAGGAGCGCAACTTAAAGCAGGCGCTGGGCGAAATCGACCGGATGGCCTCCGCGCTCGGCCTCCCCGAGAACGTCCGCGAAACGGCCAGCGTGATCTACCGCCGCGCCCTCGAGGAGGACCTCCTTCCCGGACGGTCGATCGAAGGCGTCTCGACGGCCTCGCTGTACGCCGCCGCCCGGCAGGCCGGCACCCCGCGCAGCTTAGACGAGATCGACGCGGTCTCCCGCGTCGAGAAGGACGAGATCGCCCGCACCTACCGCTACGTCATCCGGGAACTGGGCCTCGAGGTCCAGCCGGCCGACCCCGAGAGCTACGTGCCCCGCTTCGCGAGCGATCTCGACCTCCCCGACGAGACCGAGCGCCGCGCCCGACAGCTGCTCAAGACGGCCAAGGACTCGGGCATTCACAGCGGCAAGTCGCCGGTCGGCCTCGCGGCCGCCGCGGTCTACGCCGGCGCGCTCCTGACGAACGAAAAGGTCACGCAGAACGACGTCAGCGAGGTCGCGAACATCTCCGAAGTGACGATCCGCAACCGGTACCACGAACTCCTCGAGGCCGAGGAAGCCGCACCGGCCTGA
- the gatC gene encoding Asp-tRNA(Asn)/Glu-tRNA(Gln) amidotransferase subunit GatC, with product MSDDAVSPEEVRHVAELARVDLEDDEVDQFARQFADILEYFETLDEVPEVDREADLANVMRPDEERDSLDTEEALRNAPETEDGYFKGPNVS from the coding sequence ATGAGCGACGACGCCGTCAGTCCCGAGGAGGTCCGCCACGTCGCGGAGCTGGCTCGCGTCGACCTCGAGGACGACGAGGTCGACCAGTTCGCCCGGCAGTTCGCGGATATCCTCGAGTACTTCGAGACGCTGGACGAGGTCCCCGAGGTCGACCGCGAGGCCGACCTCGCGAACGTGATGCGACCCGACGAGGAGCGCGACTCCCTCGATACGGAGGAGGCGCTGCGCAACGCGCCGGAAACCGAGGACGGCTACTTCAAGGGGCCGAACGTCTCGTAA
- the gatA gene encoding Asp-tRNA(Asn)/Glu-tRNA(Gln) amidotransferase subunit GatA has protein sequence MSENIYITEERIEGADDGPLADATVAVKDNISTEGVRTTCGSAMLEEYVPPYDATVVSRLKEAGATIVGKANMDEFGMGTTTETSAFGATDNPAAPGRVPGGSSGGSAAAVAAGEADLALGSDTGGSVRCPAAFCGVVGIKPTYGLVSRYGLVAYANSLEQIGPFANTVEDAAALLDVIAGEDERDATTREPQLEGESYAAAATADVDGLTIGVPTELLEGADEGVVETFWDAIADLEDRGAEYHEVSLPSVEHAVEAYYVIAMSEASSNLARFDGVRYGNSGGYDGNWNEAFSKARQEGFGDEVKRRILLGTYALSAGYHDKYYKQAQDARAWVKQDFDEALSEADVLASPTMPVPPFELGESLDDPLQMYLADANTVPVNLADLPAISVPAGETDGLPVGLQLVGPAFGEERLIRAASALA, from the coding sequence ATGTCCGAGAACATCTACATCACCGAGGAGCGAATCGAGGGCGCCGACGACGGCCCGCTGGCGGACGCCACCGTCGCGGTCAAGGACAACATCTCTACCGAGGGCGTCCGAACGACCTGCGGCTCGGCCATGCTCGAGGAGTACGTCCCGCCGTACGACGCGACGGTCGTCTCCCGCCTCAAAGAGGCCGGAGCGACCATCGTCGGCAAGGCCAACATGGACGAGTTCGGGATGGGGACGACCACCGAAACCTCCGCGTTCGGCGCGACGGACAACCCCGCCGCGCCGGGCCGCGTCCCCGGCGGCTCCTCGGGCGGCTCCGCCGCCGCCGTCGCCGCGGGCGAGGCCGACCTCGCGCTCGGCTCCGACACCGGCGGCTCGGTCCGCTGTCCGGCCGCCTTCTGCGGCGTCGTCGGCATCAAGCCCACTTACGGCCTGGTCTCGCGGTACGGGCTCGTCGCCTACGCCAACAGTCTCGAGCAGATCGGCCCGTTCGCAAACACCGTCGAGGACGCCGCCGCGCTGCTCGACGTGATCGCCGGCGAGGACGAGCGCGACGCGACCACCCGCGAACCACAACTCGAGGGCGAGAGCTACGCCGCTGCCGCGACCGCCGACGTCGACGGCCTCACGATCGGCGTCCCGACGGAGCTGCTCGAGGGCGCCGACGAGGGCGTCGTCGAGACCTTCTGGGACGCGATTGCGGACCTCGAGGACCGCGGCGCCGAGTACCACGAGGTCTCGCTGCCGTCCGTCGAGCACGCCGTCGAGGCTTACTACGTGATCGCGATGTCGGAAGCCTCCTCGAACCTCGCGCGGTTTGACGGCGTCCGCTACGGCAACTCCGGCGGCTACGACGGCAACTGGAACGAGGCCTTCTCGAAGGCCCGCCAGGAGGGCTTCGGCGACGAGGTCAAGCGCCGCATCCTGCTGGGAACGTACGCGCTCTCGGCCGGCTACCACGACAAGTACTACAAGCAGGCCCAGGACGCCCGCGCGTGGGTCAAGCAGGACTTCGACGAAGCCCTGTCCGAGGCCGACGTGCTCGCCTCGCCGACCATGCCCGTCCCGCCGTTCGAACTCGGCGAGAGCCTCGACGATCCGCTCCAGATGTACCTCGCCGACGCCAACACCGTCCCCGTGAACCTCGCGGACCTGCCCGCGATCTCGGTGCCCGCGGGCGAGACCGACGGCCTCCCCGTCGGGCTGCAACTCGTCGGCCCGGCTTTCGGCGAGGAACGGCTGATCCGGGCGGCGAGCGCGCTCGCCTGA
- a CDS encoding helix-turn-helix transcriptional regulator translates to MSVSTAEAELSEDERAGLELVRETGGIHQSDFWKELGVSSRKGSRIVESLVEKGLVDREETIYDGHNTYYISPTARDLDFRLLMAGDMLSPFIGEEEVDPNSDAFSQWIMNLAYEE, encoded by the coding sequence GTGAGCGTTTCCACAGCCGAAGCAGAACTCTCCGAGGACGAGCGCGCCGGCCTCGAACTCGTTCGCGAGACCGGCGGCATCCACCAGAGCGATTTCTGGAAGGAGTTGGGCGTCTCCTCGCGGAAGGGCAGCCGGATCGTCGAATCGCTCGTCGAGAAGGGGCTCGTCGACCGCGAGGAGACGATCTACGACGGTCACAACACCTACTACATCAGCCCGACGGCGCGGGACCTTGATTTCAGGCTGTTGATGGCCGGCGACATGCTGTCGCCCTTTATCGGCGAGGAGGAGGTCGATCCCAACAGTGACGCCTTCTCGCAGTGGATCATGAACCTCGCGTACGAAGAGTAA
- a CDS encoding NRDE family protein gives MCTLTLAWQVFEDAPVAVAANRDEAVDRDSRPPDVYREEPLIVAPRDAEAGGTWIGYNEFGVFAGITNRWTDAELAGERSRGLLVADVLEARSAAEAASIVADATAADEYDGFNLVVADADDAYCFQWDGDLVRTDFEPGVHVVVNVAVDGEVDIPSFRTDAARAQAENARTVRRELSVADGGESVSDWLERAGSVLGDHDYGVCIHGDGFGTRSSSLIALRDGGSESQYAFADGPPCQTAYETVDLPAVDDASAFASDAEGHI, from the coding sequence GTGTGTACGCTGACTCTCGCCTGGCAGGTCTTCGAGGACGCGCCGGTCGCCGTCGCGGCGAACCGCGACGAAGCGGTCGATCGCGACTCGCGGCCGCCGGACGTCTACCGCGAGGAGCCGCTGATCGTCGCGCCGCGGGACGCCGAGGCCGGCGGCACCTGGATCGGCTACAACGAGTTCGGCGTCTTCGCCGGGATCACGAACAGGTGGACCGACGCCGAACTCGCCGGCGAGCGCTCGCGCGGCCTGCTCGTCGCCGACGTCCTCGAGGCGCGCTCGGCGGCCGAAGCGGCCTCAATCGTCGCGGATGCGACCGCTGCCGACGAGTACGACGGATTCAATCTCGTCGTCGCCGACGCGGACGACGCCTACTGCTTCCAGTGGGACGGCGACCTCGTCCGGACCGACTTCGAGCCCGGCGTCCACGTCGTGGTCAACGTCGCGGTCGACGGGGAGGTCGATATCCCGTCGTTCCGAACCGACGCCGCTCGAGCGCAGGCCGAGAACGCACGCACGGTGCGTCGCGAACTGTCGGTCGCCGACGGTGGCGAATCCGTTTCGGACTGGCTCGAGCGCGCGGGCTCGGTGCTGGGCGATCACGACTACGGGGTCTGCATCCACGGCGACGGGTTCGGGACTCGCTCGTCGTCACTGATCGCGCTCCGTGATGGCGGTTCCGAATCTCAGTACGCGTTCGCCGACGGCCCGCCGTGTCAGACGGCCTACGAAACCGTCGACCTCCCGGCGGTCGATGACGCGTCCGCGTTCGCGAGCGACGCCGAAGGGCACATTTAA
- the menE gene encoding o-succinylbenzoate--CoA ligase, whose product MAEWPTRDLLAHRAATTPERTALIDADADAGDGDASVEWTYADFDRRVDRTAAALEDEGVVDDRLGVCMDTRPAFATVFFAAMRLGLTVVPLNVRETTDELAAKVERTELEAVICESETESTALELAASTDGRRLPVLSVDEPESGSDADTETDTDVQFLEATAGGDSGSPSVDPVPLERDDTQLLLFTSGTSGEPKIVRLTVGNLVASATASAFRLGVDRNDRWLCCLPMYHMGGLAPIVRSTLYGTTVVIQREFDARETARVMDEYDITGVSLVPTMCKRLLDADWEPPESLRFVLLGGAPASSELLERCLEAGVPVHPTYGMTETASQVATATPADVREHEGTVGQPLVNTDVTIIDEDGDPVPSDEPGELVVSGPTVTPGYLDSDRTDEAFGDRGLHTGDVGYRDADGRLRILNRRSDRIVTGGENVDPGEVVAILREHPAVEDAAVVGLEDPEWSERVAALVVPAADAEVESNVDSLLAHCDEHLAGFKKPKMIAFADSLPRTASGTVDREAVRDRLLEDGIDVDDR is encoded by the coding sequence ATGGCGGAGTGGCCGACCCGCGACCTCCTCGCGCACAGAGCTGCGACGACGCCCGAGCGGACGGCGCTGATCGACGCCGACGCGGACGCAGGTGACGGGGACGCAAGCGTGGAGTGGACCTACGCCGACTTCGACCGTCGGGTCGATCGCACCGCGGCGGCGCTCGAGGACGAAGGCGTCGTCGACGACCGACTCGGCGTCTGCATGGACACGCGGCCGGCCTTCGCGACCGTCTTCTTCGCGGCGATGCGGCTCGGACTGACGGTCGTCCCGCTGAACGTCCGCGAGACGACCGACGAACTCGCCGCCAAGGTCGAGCGAACCGAACTCGAGGCCGTCATTTGCGAGAGCGAGACCGAATCGACGGCACTCGAACTTGCAGCGTCGACCGACGGTCGTCGACTCCCGGTGCTCTCGGTCGACGAACCCGAGTCCGGATCCGACGCCGACACCGAGACCGACACCGACGTTCAGTTCCTCGAGGCGACCGCGGGCGGCGATTCGGGTTCGCCGTCGGTCGATCCCGTTCCCCTCGAGCGCGACGATACGCAACTCCTGCTGTTCACCTCCGGAACGTCCGGCGAGCCGAAGATCGTCCGGCTGACGGTCGGCAACCTCGTCGCCAGCGCGACTGCCTCCGCGTTCCGGCTGGGCGTCGACCGAAATGACCGCTGGCTCTGCTGTCTCCCGATGTACCACATGGGCGGGCTCGCGCCGATCGTCCGATCGACGCTGTACGGGACGACCGTCGTGATCCAGCGGGAGTTCGACGCCCGCGAGACCGCACGCGTGATGGACGAGTACGATATCACGGGCGTCTCGCTCGTCCCGACGATGTGCAAGCGGCTCCTCGACGCGGACTGGGAACCGCCCGAATCGCTCCGGTTCGTCCTGCTCGGCGGCGCACCAGCCTCGAGCGAGTTGCTCGAGCGCTGCCTCGAGGCCGGCGTGCCGGTCCACCCGACCTACGGGATGACCGAGACGGCCTCGCAGGTCGCGACCGCGACGCCGGCCGACGTTCGCGAGCACGAGGGGACGGTCGGCCAGCCGCTCGTGAACACCGACGTGACGATCATCGACGAGGACGGCGACCCGGTTCCGTCCGACGAGCCCGGCGAACTGGTCGTCTCGGGGCCGACGGTGACGCCCGGATATCTCGATTCCGATCGCACCGACGAGGCGTTCGGCGACCGCGGGCTCCATACCGGCGACGTCGGCTACCGAGACGCAGACGGCCGACTCCGGATCCTCAACCGGCGCAGCGACCGCATCGTCACCGGCGGCGAGAACGTCGATCCCGGCGAGGTAGTCGCAATCCTGCGCGAGCATCCAGCCGTCGAGGACGCCGCCGTCGTCGGCCTCGAGGATCCCGAGTGGAGCGAGCGCGTCGCGGCGCTGGTCGTACCGGCTGCAGACGCGGAGGTCGAGTCCAACGTCGACTCGCTGCTCGCACACTGCGACGAGCACCTCGCGGGATTCAAGAAACCGAAGATGATCGCGTTCGCCGACTCGCTTCCGCGAACGGCGTCGGGGACCGTCGACCGCGAGGCCGTTCGGGATCGGCTGCTCGAGGACGGAATCGACGTCGACGATCGCTGA
- a CDS encoding mandelate racemase/muconate lactonizing enzyme family protein has translation MSGSDPGSDRDPDRDSDSDPNANLEFEFRPFSLELASPLETSNGTIESRDGFLVRLADENGVVGYGEATPLPGWTESRDDCRAALERAQDAFRAGGPNEALEAVDRQVAARHAVSLALADLQSSRHATPLYRYLGNGPMVGRVPVNATVGDCSPAETRTAVREASERGYACCKLKVGLRSVEEDIERVREARDAVDDAVELRADANEAWTYEDAESALEAFADLGVSLVEQPLPAGALEGHADLRRMDTGVDIALDEGLLEHGVDAICDAEAADAVVLKPMALGGVDVARRVAAWVMEVDIAPIVTTTIDGVVARTGAVHLAAAIPDVPACGLATAELLAEDLGRDPVLLEKGAAVVPQAKGLGIEGVWEE, from the coding sequence ATGAGCGGTTCCGATCCGGGTTCGGACCGCGATCCCGATCGCGACTCCGACTCCGACCCCAACGCCAACCTCGAGTTCGAGTTCCGCCCCTTCTCGCTCGAACTCGCCAGCCCGCTCGAGACGTCCAACGGGACGATCGAGTCCCGCGACGGCTTTCTCGTGCGACTGGCCGACGAGAACGGCGTCGTCGGCTACGGCGAGGCGACCCCGCTGCCGGGCTGGACCGAATCCCGAGACGACTGTCGGGCGGCCCTCGAGCGCGCGCAGGACGCGTTCCGCGCCGGCGGTCCGAACGAGGCGCTCGAGGCGGTCGATCGGCAGGTCGCGGCCCGCCACGCGGTCTCGCTCGCGCTCGCGGATCTCCAGTCGTCGCGGCACGCGACGCCGCTGTACCGCTATCTCGGGAACGGACCGATGGTCGGTCGCGTGCCGGTAAACGCGACCGTCGGCGACTGCTCGCCCGCCGAAACTCGAACGGCCGTGCGGGAGGCCAGCGAGCGCGGCTACGCCTGCTGCAAGCTCAAGGTCGGCCTGCGCAGCGTCGAGGAGGACATCGAACGCGTCCGCGAGGCCCGGGACGCGGTCGACGACGCCGTCGAACTCCGCGCGGACGCGAACGAAGCCTGGACCTACGAGGATGCCGAGTCCGCCCTCGAGGCCTTCGCCGACCTCGGCGTCTCGCTGGTCGAACAACCGCTTCCGGCGGGTGCGCTCGAGGGCCACGCCGACCTCCGCAGGATGGACACCGGCGTCGATATCGCCTTGGACGAAGGGCTGCTCGAGCACGGCGTCGACGCGATCTGCGACGCCGAGGCCGCGGACGCCGTCGTGTTGAAGCCGATGGCATTGGGCGGGGTCGACGTCGCCCGTCGGGTCGCCGCGTGGGTGATGGAGGTCGATATCGCGCCGATCGTCACGACGACCATCGACGGCGTCGTCGCGCGGACCGGCGCCGTCCACCTCGCGGCGGCGATTCCCGACGTGCCGGCCTGCGGGCTCGCCACCGCCGAACTGCTCGCCGAGGACCTCGGGCGCGATCCGGTCCTGCTCGAGAAGGGAGCGGCCGTCGTTCCCCAGGCGAAGGGGCTGGGCATCGAGGGGGTGTGGGAGGAGTGA
- a CDS encoding 1,4-dihydroxy-2-naphthoate polyprenyltransferase encodes MTEVETSRTKAWLMAARPQTLPAAAAPVIVGTGLAVSEGVFSPVPALLAFVGAALIQIGTNFANDYYDAIKGADTEDREGFTRVTQSGLIPAEQVKLATIVTFALAIFTGTYLVYIGGVPILVIGLVSVLCGWAYTGGPYPLGYHGLGDPFVFVFFGVVAVMGTFYVQAAAVLAEPLTTAIPEGTITLEAFVASLPVGAISTCIIVVNNIRDKETDAETGKRTLAVRLGYRWSRVEYLALLALAYLAPFWFWLEGFGLGALLPLVSLPYAASVTRTVLTRTDGEALNPALEGTGKLLALYAVLFAAGLVVL; translated from the coding sequence ATGACCGAGGTGGAGACGTCACGGACGAAGGCGTGGCTGATGGCGGCGCGCCCGCAGACGTTGCCCGCGGCCGCGGCGCCCGTTATCGTCGGTACCGGACTCGCGGTCTCCGAGGGCGTGTTTTCCCCGGTGCCCGCGCTGCTGGCGTTCGTCGGCGCGGCGCTGATCCAGATCGGCACCAACTTCGCGAACGACTACTACGACGCGATCAAGGGTGCGGACACGGAGGACCGCGAGGGATTCACCCGCGTCACGCAGTCGGGCCTGATCCCCGCTGAACAGGTCAAGCTCGCGACGATCGTCACGTTCGCGCTGGCGATCTTCACCGGAACGTATCTCGTCTACATCGGCGGCGTGCCGATCCTCGTGATCGGCCTCGTCAGCGTCCTCTGCGGCTGGGCCTACACCGGCGGCCCCTACCCGCTGGGCTACCACGGGCTCGGCGACCCCTTCGTCTTCGTTTTCTTCGGGGTCGTCGCCGTGATGGGGACGTTCTACGTCCAGGCGGCCGCGGTCCTCGCAGAGCCGCTAACGACCGCGATCCCCGAAGGAACGATCACCCTCGAGGCGTTCGTCGCCAGCCTCCCCGTCGGCGCGATTTCGACCTGTATCATCGTCGTGAACAACATCCGGGACAAGGAGACCGACGCCGAGACCGGGAAGCGAACGCTCGCGGTTCGGCTCGGCTACCGGTGGAGCCGCGTCGAGTACCTGGCGCTGCTCGCGCTGGCCTACCTCGCACCGTTCTGGTTCTGGCTCGAGGGCTTCGGCCTCGGCGCCCTGCTCCCGCTTGTCTCGCTGCCCTACGCCGCGTCGGTAACCCGAACCGTACTGACCAGAACCGACGGCGAGGCGCTCAACCCGGCGCTCGAGGGGACCGGAAAGCTACTCGCCCTCTACGCGGTACTGTTCGCCGCCGGGCTGGTGGTGCTATGA
- a CDS encoding DUF7350 domain-containing protein, which produces MQDRTQALEAIDRRTFVRRTGAVTGTLALAGCTSTDDESDENESDPADDDAGNGSENETGDGGDATLPRQITVEDPPEAVYLPTHRESMQMLEPVEAGDYALAPMLSYPHQFWVIAGDADDAVERTTPDDPDGVHMMFVAWDTETGTVLPVDEGVQIRIRRDGEQVGAPRQPWAMLSQEMGFHFGDNVGLPGDGTYTVEVTLPPISTRKTGDLAGRLDERATATFEFEYDDEFRESVVGGVEYLDEERWGERGALEPMGMMATDENDSDSGIPYSMLPPVDAYPGTLLLESDSDNENGGPDHENPETSDLPRSGDAGVLATLLESEHRLAGDGQYLLVSPRTPYNRVPLADMSLRATIERDGTELGDAPLEQTLDGEYGLHYGVSLSEIGDVSGVEAGDSVAIEIESPPQIARHQGYETAFLEMPPVELVVPKT; this is translated from the coding sequence ATGCAAGACCGAACGCAAGCGCTCGAGGCCATCGATCGACGAACCTTCGTCCGCCGAACGGGAGCAGTAACGGGAACGCTCGCGCTCGCGGGTTGTACGAGCACTGACGACGAGTCCGACGAGAACGAAAGCGACCCCGCGGACGACGACGCCGGAAATGGGAGCGAGAACGAGACTGGTGACGGCGGCGACGCGACCCTTCCGCGACAGATCACCGTCGAGGACCCGCCCGAGGCCGTCTACCTGCCGACCCACCGCGAGTCGATGCAGATGCTCGAGCCGGTCGAAGCCGGCGACTACGCGCTTGCGCCGATGCTCTCCTACCCCCACCAGTTCTGGGTGATCGCCGGCGACGCCGACGACGCGGTCGAGCGGACGACGCCGGACGACCCGGACGGCGTGCACATGATGTTCGTCGCCTGGGACACCGAAACGGGAACCGTCCTCCCGGTCGACGAAGGCGTCCAAATTCGGATTCGACGGGACGGCGAACAGGTCGGCGCGCCGCGCCAGCCGTGGGCCATGCTCTCCCAGGAGATGGGCTTTCACTTCGGCGACAACGTCGGGCTGCCGGGCGACGGCACCTACACCGTCGAGGTCACCCTGCCGCCGATTTCGACCCGGAAAACCGGTGACCTCGCCGGCCGATTAGACGAGCGCGCGACGGCCACCTTCGAGTTCGAGTACGACGACGAGTTCCGCGAGTCGGTCGTCGGCGGCGTCGAGTACCTCGACGAGGAGCGATGGGGCGAGCGCGGTGCACTCGAGCCGATGGGGATGATGGCGACTGACGAGAACGACAGCGACAGTGGGATTCCCTACTCCATGCTGCCGCCGGTCGACGCCTATCCCGGCACGTTGCTCCTCGAGTCCGATTCTGATAACGAAAACGGCGGCCCCGACCACGAGAATCCCGAGACGAGCGACCTCCCGCGAAGCGGCGACGCGGGGGTTCTCGCGACGCTGCTCGAGTCGGAGCACCGACTGGCTGGCGACGGGCAGTATCTCCTCGTCTCGCCGCGGACGCCGTACAACCGCGTGCCGCTGGCGGATATGTCCCTGCGTGCGACGATCGAGCGCGACGGGACGGAACTCGGTGACGCGCCGCTCGAGCAGACGCTCGACGGGGAGTACGGGCTGCACTACGGAGTTTCGCTGTCGGAGATCGGTGATGTCTCGGGCGTCGAAGCCGGCGATTCAGTCGCGATCGAGATCGAGTCGCCGCCGCAGATCGCCCGCCATCAGGGGTACGAGACGGCGTTTCTCGAGATGCCGCCGGTCGAACTGGTCGTGCCGAAGACCTGA